In Zea mays cultivar B73 chromosome 7, Zm-B73-REFERENCE-NAM-5.0, whole genome shotgun sequence, the following proteins share a genomic window:
- the LOC109940870 gene encoding transcription factor PCF6, with amino-acid sequence MEVEAVGCVGAGGKRARAKGAGAEPEPKRRAVAMAVPPPAAAPWAQQHPASRIYRVSRGSGGKDRHSKVYTAKGIRDRRVRLSVATAIQFYDLQDRLGYDQPSKAIEWLIRAAADAIDKLPSLDTAAGFPAHPASAKDHAPPAGDNDDHHHQQQLTRSGCSSTSETSKGSVLSLSRSESRVKARDRARERSAVARDKDKDPAADSRRAAATSSAQAASFTELLTGMAAASSAAPAEHKHHQQSLVSWQPPSVSATTDYIGFAQPRKGGGHAMAHTFASPAPHLGNIASIAMAPAQHYHHLASGAVTVASGGGEPHADMTHFSFLQDHFMPVHAMPASAPAGEYNLNFSMSSGLLGVNSRGTLQSNSQPHISGHHHHHHQQLQRLSTPLDAPNIPFMFSSAAAAAAAATTPTTAEGQFAAFQLWNGFQHADMKEKGKN; translated from the coding sequence atgGAGGTGGAGGCCGTGGGCTGCGTCGGCGCGGGGGGCAAGCGGGCCCGGGCGAAAGGCGCGGGCGCGGAGCCGGAGCCTAAGCGCCGCGCGGTGGCGATGGCCGTgccgccgcccgccgccgcgccgtggGCGCAGCAGCACCCTGCCTCGCGGATCTACCGCGTCTCCCGGGGCTCCGGCGGCAAGGACCGCCACAGCAAGGTGTACACGGCCAAGGGCATCCGGGACCGCCGCGTCCGCCTCTCCGTCGCCACCGCCATCCAGTTCTACGACCTGCAGGACCGCCTCGGCTACGACCAGCCCAGCAAGGCCATCGAGTGGCTCATCAGGGCCGCCGCCGACGCCATCGACAAGCTCCCCTCGCTCGACACCGCCGCAGGCTTCCCCGCGCACCCGGCCTCCGCCAAGGACCACGCCCCGCCTGCTGGTGACAACGacgaccaccaccaccagcagcagctCACGAGGTCCGGATGCAGCAGCACGTCCGAGACCAGCAAGGGCTCCGTCCTCTCCCTCTCCCGCTCCGAGAGCCGGGTCAAGGCGCGGGACCGCGCCAGGGAGCGGAGCGCCGTTGCCAGGGACAAGGACAAGGACCCCGCCGCTGACTCCAGGCGCGCCGCGGCTACAAGCTCAGCGCAGGCGGCATCCTTCACCGAGCTGCTCACGGGGATGGCTGCGGCCAGCAGCGCCGCCCCCGCCGAACACAAGCACCACCAGCAGTCGTTGGTGTCCTGGCAGCCGCCGTCCGTCTCCGCCACCACCGACTACATCGGGTTCGCGCAGCCCCGGAAGGGCGGGGGACACGCGATGGCGCACACTTTTGCCTCCCCCGCTCCCCACCTCGGCAACATTGCGTCCATCGCCATGGCCCCGGCGCAGCACTACCACCACTTGGCCAGCGGTGCCGTCACTGTCGCCtctggcggcggcgagccgcacgCCGATATGACGCACTTCTCGTTCTTGCAGGACCACTTCATGCCCGTCCACGCGATGCCGGCGTCGGCTCCCGCCGGAGAATACAACCTCAACTTCTCCATGTCCTCGGGTCTTTTGGGTGTTAACAGTAGGGGGACCCTTCAGTCCAATTCGCAGCCGCACATCTccggccaccaccaccaccaccaccaacagcTCCAGAGGCTGTCTACTCCACTGGACGCTCCCAACATACCATTCATGTTCAGCTCGGCCGCGGCTGCCGCTGCGGCGGCCACCACGCCCACCACGGCCGAGGGCCAGTTCGCCGCGTTCCAGCTCTGGAACGGTTTCCAGCACGCAGACATGAAGGAGAAGGGCAAGAACTGA